DNA from Misgurnus anguillicaudatus chromosome 13, ASM2758022v2, whole genome shotgun sequence:
ctgatcataactgttttaagtatgttacatagaaaggtagattggtctaatttaaatccaaataataagactgattagccctaactaattgctagttagtcagaatcattcttaagacgcagtcttaatgtcacagctatgtttatgcaaccggctaCATCTATGTTATTGCTCTATTCAAgaggctatttaaaaaaatgtacatgcaactttgtgttgttgttgttgtttttaccgAAAAGTAACAAATAATTGATATTGACACATTTATTTGCAGTGTAAAAGTTTATGGGTTCGAACCCCAGgcaacacatactgataaaaatgtcacTTTGGATAAGCTTTTAAATGGaatatactaattttccagctcccatagaattaaatatttgatttttaccgttttggaatccattcagctgatctttgggtctggctgtaccacttttagcatagcttagtataatccattgaatctgattagaccattagcattgcgttaaaaattaaccaaagagtttggatatttttcctatttaaaccttgactcttctgtagttacatcgtgtactaagaccaacaaaaaatttaaagttgcgattttctaggcagatatggctaggaactatactctcattctggcgcaaTAATCatggactttgctgctgtaacatggctgctcaaaaatagtccccggccattgaaagttactaaggggactattttcggctgctgcgtggtatcattgcgcctcctgcagccatgttgcggcagcaaagtccttgattattacgccatatcagcctagaaaatcgcaacttttaattttctgtcagtcttagtacacgatgtaactacagaagagtcaagttttaaataggaaaaatatccaaactctttggttatttttagcgcgatgctagtgtggtctaatcagattcaacggattatgctaagctatgctgaaagtggtaccgccagacccggagatcatctgaattgattccaaaactgtaaaaatcaaatgcttaactctaggggagctgaaaaatgagcatattttcaaaatgtcgctttaaatgtaaaattattttaatgtactttCAAGGTACGTCTGCGGAGGAAATGTGAACAGGATTACAGAGAAGAGAGATGAATGGCATCCATAAAGAAGCTGCCAAACTGTGCAGAGAAGCGGATGAAATATTGTTCTCCGGGGATCCTGAAAAAGCTGCAGCCCTGTACACCCATGCTTTTCAAAACCATGCCGGATCTGCTGTGGCGCACATGCGGGGTCTCGACAAATGCCGTTTGGAGGAGGTGATCTCGACCCTGGAAGCCTGGCTTGATGGAGTTTCGCAAAACCCACTTAAAGGCCTTAGCAAGGGTCTTGTGGCTGTATTTCTGTCTACATTATCCCCCAATAATGTTTCTGCCTCTGTCTTTAAGATGGAGTCGGTCCTGCAGGGAGCAAGTCATGGATCGGATGAGATCTTTGCCCGGTGCTCCAATCTTTTGGAGGGTAAACAAATGCCCCAGCCGAGGGCTCACACACGGTTAGTTGTGGAGCTGACCAGAGCGTTGGCTTGCTTGCTGTCAGATCAGCGAAATCCAAAAGGTCCCCGGTTGTATCTGCAGGCGTTTCAGGGAAATAAATCTGAAACTGTTAGACTTGTCAAAGAAAGGCAAACACAGCATGTACCATTATTAATCGAGGCATTTTACCAGCAAATGTCTCCGGGATTTTCTTTTTTCCATATTGAGCACCAGCTGGAAAAAAGTAGACCTGAGAGTAAACAGATTGATGCTTCTGAAGCGGTCGAGTTTTTACTTGCCATTTTGCCAAATCACATCCAAGTCAGAGAGCTTCAAGCTGCAGTCTTGTTTTCATCTGGAAAGTTTGTGGAAAGTGCAGAAGCTTTAACCCTGACTCTTCAGATGAGTACATCACAAACCAAGATGAACACATGTAATGGCCATGTGGAGCATCACATGTCACCAGAAAGGAGAGCTTGCTTATTGGTGGGCAGAGCGGCGGCCCTTTTTTCAGCAGGTGGGAGAGCAGATGAAGTCTGCAAAGACCTGGGTGATGCTTTTGCAGTTCACCCAGCAACAGCAAGGCAGCAGTTCCAAGTCCTGTTCTCCGACAATGACATAGCGGTGGCAGCTTGCATCCAACTACGTCAGCAGGCAGAGAAAGGTGTGTCTGAGTTCAGAGAAACTGTTCTTAGGAGGCCTGACCTGCGCTCGTCGAAAGGGGTGGAGTTGTTGGATCCAGTTATCGCTCAGCTCCGAACTCTCTGCCATTTAGAGTCGGGCGGAGGAGGTAGGGAACTGCGTGTACGTTTGGCAGATTGCCTTCTTATGCGTGGGGAACATAGAGAAGCCCTTTCCATAAGTAGCCAGCTAGCTGCTGCAGCTCCATCCCAGCACAGCTACCAGAACACAGTGCAAGTTCTCCAAGGGTTTTCCCATCTTTTCACAGAGGACCATAAAAGCGCTCTGGAGGATTTCCAGGCCGTGATTGAGCACAATGCTCCTCATCCGCCCAGCTGCGTGCGTGCACTATGTGGTAGGGGTATCCTGCGCATGATAGCTGGTTCACACTACCTGACCGCTCTGGATTATGTTACGGCGAGTCGATTGCAGTTGCAGGAGACTGCTTTAACTGTGAGATGTCTGGTGCCGTGGAATTACCGTGGGTTGCTTTGCACCGTGTTGCTGGAACAGGGCAGAGCTATGCTTGAGGGAACCGATGAGCAAAAAGGGGATTCCAGTTGTAAAGCACAACACGAGTCTGAGCAGAGTCACGTCAATGAGAATGAAAGGTACATGTGCTTTCTGGTTTTCAGCGTCTTGCTATCTGTAATGTCTTATCTCTTTTTTTGGTTTCCTGTGTTTGCTTCAGGACTGCGGTTGGCGTGCACGCACTTGCGCTTCTCCTAATGGAGCTGCAACCTGG
Protein-coding regions in this window:
- the ttc34 gene encoding uncharacterized protein ttc34 isoform X2 — its product is MNGIHKEAAKLCREADEILFSGDPEKAAALYTHAFQNHAGSAVAHMRGLDKCRLEEVISTLEAWLDGVSQNPLKGLSKGLVAVFLSTLSPNNVSASVFKMESVLQGASHGSDEIFARCSNLLEGKQMPQPRAHTRLVVELTRALACLLSDQRNPKGPRLYLQAFQGNKSETVRLVKERQTQHVPLLIEAFYQQMSPGFSFFHIEHQLEKSRPESKQIDASEAVEFLLAILPNHIQVRELQAAVLFSSGKFVESAEALTLTLQMSTSQTKMNTCNGHVEHHMSPERRACLLVGRAAALFSAGGRADEVCKDLGDAFAVHPATARQQFQVLFSDNDIAVAACIQLRQQAEKGVSEFRETVLRRPDLRSSKGVELLDPVIAQLRTLCHLESGGGGRELRVRLADCLLMRGEHREALSISSQLAAAAPSQHSYQNTVQVLQGFSHLFTEDHKSALEDFQAVIEHNAPHPPSCVRALCGRGILRMIAGSHYLTALDYVTASRLQLQETALTVRCLVPWNYRGLLCTVLLEQGRAMLEGTDEQKGDSSCKAQHESEQSHVNENERTAVGVHALALLLMELQPGADGPQILTADALYQLGRVEEAYRLLLNIERTAPRPPILARLAILQLHRGFLYDAYQLLKKLILSGDTSCLRPLLSVTSVQDRTLLENHCNNASKRILCGQQSETAIREAVTYLSIAIMASGGGAIDSLLERARCYALLGQWKTAIFDFTTILKECIQDILVALQCDAKEVSLSMSSLKDKARRLISEWLDQHCRSSLSMILLANPVPCGEEHLREAFLICGVLMNTDCREPRWHLLYIDTLLAKGELNAAGAHLKQVFGLEPRDATAKARWGVVKTWQQNYKLAANYLSEVAEKEPATLDFLISLLQSSQRKRVAQVASLHASSVSQSGQWEHALALLTLAVRAVSDKKLKYLRQRAACLAHLGLHERAVSDLDKVIEGHSGEDHRVCTEDLCRRGRSLLLCSREESGLQDFSQALDLHEEQALLYLEAGPERQKLADLFLRFALQNFGEQQLDKAWLLTETGLKLESDHAELRRLRARIKREVSGPCTVH
- the ttc34 gene encoding uncharacterized protein ttc34 isoform X1 produces the protein MNGIHKEAAKLCREADEILFSGDPEKAAALYTHAFQNHAGSAVAHMRGLDKCRLEEVISTLEAWLDGVSQNPLKGLSKGLVAVFLSTLSPNNVSASVFKMESVLQGASHGSDEIFARCSNLLEGKQMPQPRAHTRLVVELTRALACLLSDQRNPKGPRLYLQAFQGNKSETVRLVKERQTQHVPLLIEAFYQQMSPGFSFFHIEHQLEKSRPESKQIDASEAVEFLLAILPNHIQVRELQAAVLFSSGKFVESAEALTLTLQMSTSQTKMNTCNGHVEHHMSPERRACLLVGRAAALFSAGGRADEVCKDLGDAFAVHPATARQQFQVLFSDNDIAVAACIQLRQQAEKGVSEFRETVLRRPDLRSSKGVELLDPVIAQLRTLCHLESGGGGRELRVRLADCLLMRGEHREALSISSQLAAAAPSQHSYQNTVQVLQGFSHLFTEDHKSALEDFQAVIEHNAPHPPSCVRALCGRGILRMIAGSHYLTALDYVTASRLQLQETALTVRCLVPWNYRGLLCTVLLEQGRAMLEGTDEQKGDSSCKAQHESEQSHVNENERTAVGVHALALLLMELQPGADGPQILTADALYQLGRVEEAYRLLLNIERTAPRPPILARLAILQLHRGFLYDAYQLLKKLILSGDTSCLRPLLSVTSVQDRTLLENHCNNASKRILCGQQSETAIREAVTYLSIAIMASGGGAIDSLLERARCYALLGQWKTAIFDFTTILKVNPIHVQALCGRGFTYLMLNQQKECIQDILVALQCDAKEVSLSMSSLKDKARRLISEWLDQHCRSSLSMILLANPVPCGEEHLREAFLICGVLMNTDCREPRWHLLYIDTLLAKGELNAAGAHLKQVFGLEPRDATAKARWGVVKTWQQNYKLAANYLSEVAEKEPATLDFLISLLQSSQRKRVAQVASLHASSVSQSGQWEHALALLTLAVRAVSDKKLKYLRQRAACLAHLGLHERAVSDLDKVIEGHSGEDHRVCTEDLCRRGRSLLLCSREESGLQDFSQALDLHEEQALLYLEAGPERQKLADLFLRFALQNFGEQQLDKAWLLTETGLKLESDHAELRRLRARIKREVSGPCTVH